From one Bacteroides intestinalis DSM 17393 genomic stretch:
- a CDS encoding TIGR02757 family protein has translation MTKDIKKKLQEWAATYHCADFIQNDPVQFPHRYTLKQDIEISGLLTAIMSFGNRRQILRKAEELHTCMGASPYQYVLSRRWEKDFPVEERRSFYRMLSYADFHSYFERLHTAYSGYDSLEDALLVYPGKPMEKLCRFLEVSSKSPQKKLNMFLRWMIRRGPEVDFGIWDSFDCRELIIPLDTHVCRVARLLELTETETFSLKNAQRITAALAEVFPDDPCFGDFALFGYGVNNK, from the coding sequence ATGACCAAAGATATAAAAAAGAAACTACAAGAGTGGGCTGCGACCTATCATTGTGCCGATTTTATTCAGAATGACCCGGTACAGTTTCCCCATCGCTATACGCTGAAGCAGGATATAGAAATCAGCGGACTGCTGACCGCCATCATGAGTTTTGGCAACCGCAGGCAGATTCTGAGGAAAGCAGAAGAATTGCATACGTGCATGGGGGCGTCTCCTTATCAATATGTTCTTTCGCGTCGGTGGGAGAAGGATTTCCCTGTGGAAGAGCGGCGTAGTTTTTACCGGATGCTTTCGTATGCGGACTTCCATTCTTATTTTGAACGCCTGCATACGGCTTATTCGGGTTATGACAGTCTGGAAGATGCATTGCTGGTATATCCGGGAAAACCGATGGAGAAGCTTTGCCGGTTTCTGGAAGTTTCGTCCAAAAGTCCGCAGAAGAAACTGAATATGTTCTTGCGCTGGATGATACGGAGAGGACCGGAAGTTGATTTCGGTATTTGGGACAGTTTTGATTGCCGGGAATTGATTATTCCTTTGGATACACACGTCTGCCGTGTAGCCCGCTTGCTGGAACTGACCGAGACGGAAACCTTTTCTTTGAAGAACGCACAAAGGATAACTGCCGCATTGGCGGAAGTATTTCCGGATGATCCCTGTTTCGGAGACTTCGCTTTGTTCGGGTATGGGGTGAATAATAAATAG
- a CDS encoding AraC family transcriptional regulator has protein sequence MEHSKKTTREEYQKCVNAVVDYINLHLGEEIDLKSLAKISHFSPFYFHRIMKAFLGEPIGTFIVRTRTEAAARLLRYSDLPIADIAYRIGYSSPSSLSKVFKQFYGISPNEYRNNKNFVIMKPAIIRPDLELKKEIREVPARNVIYIRLFGDYKLNDYGGTWMRLFQFIKEEKLPMGDMSPYCIYHDDPKVTPADKLRTDVCMVMPIAVTPKGDIGFKQLPAGRYAVFTYKGSYEHLQSVYDTIYGKFIPEMECTLRDESSAERYLNDPCETKPEDLLTEIYIPVE, from the coding sequence ATGGAACATAGCAAGAAGACAACGCGTGAAGAGTATCAGAAGTGTGTAAATGCAGTGGTGGACTACATCAATCTCCATCTTGGAGAAGAGATAGATTTGAAATCGTTGGCCAAGATTTCTCATTTCTCTCCGTTCTACTTCCACCGCATCATGAAAGCATTTCTGGGTGAGCCCATCGGGACGTTCATAGTCCGGACACGAACTGAAGCTGCCGCCCGCCTGTTGCGCTATTCGGATTTGCCGATAGCGGACATTGCTTATCGCATCGGGTATTCCTCACCGTCATCGCTGTCGAAAGTATTCAAACAGTTCTACGGAATTTCACCTAATGAGTATCGTAACAATAAAAACTTTGTAATTATGAAACCAGCAATTATCAGACCCGATTTAGAGTTAAAGAAAGAAATAAGAGAAGTGCCCGCCAGAAATGTGATCTATATCCGCTTGTTCGGAGATTATAAACTGAATGATTACGGTGGCACATGGATGCGTTTGTTCCAGTTCATCAAGGAGGAAAAGCTACCGATGGGCGATATGTCTCCGTACTGCATCTATCACGATGATCCGAAGGTGACGCCTGCCGATAAATTGCGCACTGACGTCTGTATGGTGATGCCTATCGCCGTAACTCCGAAAGGTGATATCGGCTTCAAGCAATTGCCAGCCGGACGCTATGCAGTGTTTACCTATAAAGGCTCTTATGAACATCTGCAAAGCGTATACGACACGATTTACGGTAAGTTTATCCCTGAAATGGAATGTACGTTGAGAGATGAATCGAGCGCAGAACGTTATTTGAATGATCCGTGCGAGACGAAACCTGAGGATTTGTTGACGGAGATTTATATTCCGGTGGAATAA
- a CDS encoding GNAT family N-acetyltransferase yields the protein MTIIRRLELPEYENAATLSLQVYLQCGKDDFDEQGLESFKSFVNDKAVVNGLVIYGAFDEDNLVGVLATKNHGEHISLFFIKEEYHRKGIGRKLFDALIADNPVPGMTVNSSSYAVPFYRSLGFKEVKEPQVTNGLRYVPMKRE from the coding sequence ATGACAATTATCCGAAGATTAGAACTGCCTGAATATGAGAATGCCGCAACACTTTCATTGCAAGTGTATCTTCAGTGTGGCAAAGACGATTTTGACGAACAGGGGCTGGAAAGTTTCAAAAGCTTTGTCAATGATAAAGCAGTGGTGAACGGGCTGGTCATTTATGGCGCGTTCGATGAAGATAATCTGGTGGGAGTGCTGGCTACGAAGAACCACGGAGAACATATTTCTCTCTTCTTTATCAAGGAAGAATATCACCGGAAAGGCATAGGACGGAAACTTTTTGACGCCCTTATTGCAGATAATCCCGTACCCGGAATGACGGTGAATTCATCTTCGTATGCTGTTCCTTTCTACAGAAGTCTGGGCTTTAAAGAAGTGAAGGAACCGCAAGTGACGAATGGGTTGAGATATGTACCGATGAAAAGAGAATAA
- a CDS encoding DUF2867 domain-containing protein, with translation MEKLIDKFLPADYHDTFVIKASKPAEQIVPKELIEKIFNHSPAWLSFLYKVRNILVKPFGIEGGDILTSEDYIIEDTENEAIMRKDDKHLLFYVSIAKIGNNLIDVTTVVQYHNALGKVYFFFIKPFHKMIVPRVVKEFI, from the coding sequence ATGGAAAAGCTTATCGATAAATTCCTTCCGGCAGATTATCATGATACATTCGTTATCAAGGCCAGCAAACCTGCGGAACAGATTGTTCCTAAGGAACTAATCGAGAAAATATTCAATCACTCTCCGGCATGGCTTAGTTTCCTTTACAAAGTCAGAAATATCCTGGTGAAGCCTTTTGGTATCGAAGGCGGAGACATCCTGACATCGGAAGATTATATAATAGAAGATACAGAGAACGAAGCCATCATGAGGAAGGACGACAAGCATCTGTTGTTTTATGTTTCCATTGCCAAGATAGGCAATAACCTGATAGACGTGACGACAGTGGTTCAGTATCACAATGCGTTAGGAAAAGTTTACTTCTTCTTTATCAAACCTTTCCACAAGATGATTGTGCCGCGGGTGGTGAAAGAGTTTATATAA
- a CDS encoding DUF6845 domain-containing protein, whose amino-acid sequence MRKKLLVLGAFVSVVMLVSCTGSKKEAVTYTPEEIADAGQVVKYYDTSLALLKNLVKERDVNAVLGYMEQQAKVQMFSHIMSPVISKKDSAAVIQPGDYFGDDVRQNLIQNYTELFQSRGQFYANFNKYLSLLKEKKTEGIADLLNDNYELGVEMSECKQNIFDILSPIVAQAQQVLLAENPVKEQIIAMKKMSLTMQSIINLYARKHVEDKARLDLKIMELRLQLDTAEKLPAVKGHEEQTEKFKDFLSKAEEFMKIVQDIRQKNSYTEEDFDEISSYGLSII is encoded by the coding sequence ATGAGAAAGAAATTGTTAGTCTTGGGCGCATTTGTAAGCGTTGTTATGTTGGTGTCCTGTACGGGCAGTAAGAAGGAGGCGGTGACTTATACCCCCGAAGAGATTGCAGATGCAGGGCAAGTGGTGAAATATTATGATACTTCATTGGCTCTGTTGAAGAATTTGGTGAAAGAGAGAGACGTAAATGCGGTTCTGGGGTATATGGAACAGCAGGCTAAGGTACAGATGTTTTCGCATATCATGTCTCCTGTCATTTCTAAGAAAGATTCTGCGGCGGTGATACAGCCGGGTGACTACTTTGGCGACGATGTACGGCAGAACCTGATACAGAATTATACCGAACTTTTCCAGTCAAGGGGGCAGTTCTATGCTAATTTTAATAAATACCTGTCTCTGCTGAAAGAGAAGAAGACGGAAGGAATAGCAGATTTGCTGAATGATAACTATGAACTGGGTGTGGAGATGTCCGAATGCAAGCAGAACATATTTGATATTCTGAGTCCTATCGTTGCGCAAGCCCAGCAAGTCTTGCTGGCGGAGAATCCGGTGAAAGAGCAGATTATTGCAATGAAAAAGATGAGCCTGACAATGCAGAGTATTATCAATCTCTATGCCCGCAAGCATGTGGAAGACAAAGCCCGTCTGGACCTGAAGATTATGGAACTGAGACTGCAACTGGACACAGCCGAGAAACTGCCTGCCGTGAAAGGGCATGAGGAACAGACAGAGAAATTTAAGGATTTCTTGTCGAAAGCCGAAGAGTTCATGAAGATAGTGCAGGATATCCGCCAGAAGAACTCATATACTGAGGAAGACTTTGATGAAATCAGTAGCTACGGATTGAGTATCATATAA
- a CDS encoding DMT family transporter: protein MSNIKGYIYAAASSSTFGLAPFFTISLLASGFSSFEVLAYRWGIASLTLGIFGVLLRETFRISRKDWGTVFILSLLRAATSLSLVIAYQHIASGVASTIHFMYPLAVALAMIFFFREKKSFSILFAVLVSLAGAALLSSGEIDFKGGNTTTGLIAATLSVFFYGGYIVGVRKSRAIHIPSTALTCYVMGLGALFFIIGGSLTGGIQLATGGQTWLNILGLALPATAISNITLVKAIKYIGPTLTSIFGALEPLTAVAIGCLVFKESFTPGTGLGILLILMAVTVVIMHEKKTS, encoded by the coding sequence ATGAGCAACATAAAAGGTTATATATACGCGGCAGCTTCTTCCTCCACATTCGGATTAGCCCCTTTTTTCACCATATCCTTATTGGCTTCAGGCTTTTCCTCTTTCGAAGTGCTTGCTTACCGTTGGGGAATCGCTTCACTCACCCTGGGAATATTCGGTGTACTATTAAGAGAAACTTTCCGTATCAGCCGGAAAGATTGGGGAACTGTATTTATATTGAGCCTGCTCCGGGCAGCAACTTCACTAAGCCTCGTCATAGCTTACCAACACATCGCCAGCGGAGTGGCATCTACCATTCACTTCATGTATCCGCTGGCCGTTGCCCTCGCCATGATATTCTTCTTCCGGGAAAAGAAATCATTCTCCATTCTGTTTGCCGTACTGGTTTCGCTGGCGGGTGCGGCATTGTTATCATCGGGAGAGATAGACTTTAAAGGTGGAAATACAACAACAGGGCTGATTGCCGCCACGCTATCCGTATTCTTTTACGGCGGATATATCGTCGGAGTACGTAAGAGCCGTGCCATTCATATCCCATCTACCGCACTGACTTGCTACGTCATGGGGCTGGGCGCTTTATTCTTTATTATAGGGGGAAGTCTGACAGGCGGTATTCAGTTGGCAACAGGCGGACAAACATGGCTGAATATCCTCGGACTGGCACTACCGGCAACAGCCATTTCAAATATCACGCTCGTGAAAGCCATCAAGTACATCGGCCCTACACTGACCTCCATCTTCGGAGCCTTAGAACCTCTTACGGCGGTAGCTATCGGATGTCTGGTCTTCAAAGAAAGTTTCACTCCGGGCACTGGTCTGGGCATATTGCTGATATTGATGGCGGTCACTGTCGTCATTATGCACGAGAAGAAAACAAGCTGA
- a CDS encoding N-acetylmuramoyl-L-alanine amidase family protein, with product MVRILFLLFISSFLFLTPFHASAQEERAAPRSGEGISAFLQRNKRPGKAYYLEFLELNKKQLRGKQELRLGVKYLLPPLKSKTETAANSSTSSASAAGSGKTIHEPLFGKELAKVRVTGNRLKGACFYVVSGHGGPDPGAIGKIGNVELHEDEYAYDVALRLARNLMEEGAKVYIIIQDAKDGIRDDRYLNNSKRETCMGDAIPLNQVARLRQRCIKINELYRKDRKNYTYCRSIFLHVDSRSKRHQTDVFFYHAPNSANSKRLATTMKNTFESKYDKHQPNRGFTGTVGPRNLYVLANSTPAGVFVELGNIQNTFDQRRFVISSNRQALAKWMMEGFITDYKKSK from the coding sequence ATGGTTCGGATATTATTTTTGTTGTTTATATCTTCTTTCCTGTTTCTCACCCCTTTCCACGCTTCGGCGCAGGAGGAAAGGGCTGCACCGAGGTCTGGTGAAGGCATTTCGGCCTTCTTGCAACGCAATAAGCGTCCCGGTAAAGCCTACTATCTGGAGTTCCTTGAACTGAATAAAAAGCAGTTACGCGGAAAACAGGAATTGCGCTTAGGGGTGAAGTACCTGCTTCCGCCATTGAAATCCAAAACTGAAACTGCTGCAAATTCATCTACTTCTTCTGCCTCTGCTGCCGGTTCCGGCAAAACAATTCATGAACCTCTTTTCGGAAAAGAACTGGCTAAAGTCCGGGTGACCGGTAACCGTTTGAAGGGTGCCTGCTTCTATGTGGTCAGCGGACATGGAGGACCTGACCCCGGTGCTATCGGTAAGATAGGGAACGTTGAACTCCATGAAGATGAATATGCTTATGATGTCGCCCTGCGTCTTGCCCGTAATCTGATGGAAGAGGGAGCAAAGGTTTATATCATTATTCAGGATGCCAAAGACGGCATTCGTGACGACCGCTACCTTAATAATAGTAAGCGCGAAACCTGTATGGGAGACGCTATCCCTCTGAACCAAGTGGCTCGCCTTCGCCAGCGTTGCATCAAAATCAATGAACTTTATAGAAAAGACCGCAAGAACTATACCTATTGCCGTTCCATCTTCCTGCATGTGGATAGCCGCAGCAAGCGACATCAGACGGATGTGTTCTTTTATCATGCCCCCAACAGTGCCAACAGCAAGCGTCTGGCAACTACGATGAAGAATACTTTTGAGTCTAAGTATGATAAACATCAGCCTAATCGCGGCTTTACGGGCACGGTAGGCCCGCGCAACCTGTATGTGTTGGCTAATTCTACTCCTGCCGGGGTTTTTGTAGAACTGGGAAATATTCAGAATACCTTCGACCAACGCCGTTTCGTTATCAGTTCCAATCGCCAGGCTTTGGCGAAGTGGATGATGGAAGGCTTTATCACCGATTATAAAAAGAGTAAGTAA
- a CDS encoding O-acetylhomoserine aminocarboxypropyltransferase/cysteine synthase family protein, with translation MAKQLKPETLCVQAGWTPKKGEPRVLPIYQSTTFKYETSEQMARLFDLEENGYFYTRLQNPTNDAVAAKIAALEGGVAAMLTSSGQSANFYAIFNICQAGDHFVCSSTIYGGTFNLFGVTMKKLGIEVTFVNPDAPEEEISAAFRPNTKALFGETISNPTLEVLDIEKFARIAHSHGVPLIVDNTFPTPINCRPFEWGADIVVHSTTKYMDGHATSVGGAIVDSGNFNWDAYADKFPGLCTPDESYHGLTYTKAFGKMAYITKATAQLMRDLGSIQSPQNAFLLNIGLETLHLRMPQHCKNAQAVAEYLSKNDKVAWVNYCGLPGDKYHELAQKYMPNGSCGVVTFGLKGGREVAIKFMDSLKLAAIVTHVADARTCVLHPASHTHRQLSDEQLMEAGVRPDLIRFSVGIENADDIIADIEQALNA, from the coding sequence ATGGCAAAACAATTAAAACCGGAGACACTCTGCGTACAAGCCGGATGGACTCCAAAGAAGGGTGAACCCCGCGTGCTCCCCATCTACCAAAGTACAACCTTCAAGTATGAAACCAGCGAGCAAATGGCACGCCTTTTCGACCTTGAAGAGAACGGCTACTTCTACACCCGCCTGCAAAACCCTACGAATGACGCCGTTGCCGCCAAGATAGCGGCCCTCGAAGGTGGTGTGGCCGCCATGCTGACATCCAGCGGACAATCTGCCAACTTCTACGCTATTTTTAATATCTGTCAGGCAGGCGACCACTTCGTCTGTTCATCCACCATCTACGGTGGAACCTTCAATCTCTTCGGTGTGACAATGAAGAAGTTGGGCATCGAAGTTACTTTCGTCAACCCGGATGCACCGGAAGAAGAAATCTCAGCCGCTTTCCGCCCGAACACCAAGGCACTGTTTGGTGAGACCATCTCCAACCCGACGCTGGAAGTGCTCGATATCGAAAAGTTCGCCCGCATCGCCCACAGCCACGGCGTGCCTTTGATTGTAGACAATACCTTCCCGACTCCTATTAACTGCCGCCCGTTCGAATGGGGCGCTGATATCGTGGTACATTCCACCACCAAATATATGGACGGCCATGCCACCAGCGTAGGCGGTGCCATCGTGGATAGCGGAAACTTCAACTGGGATGCCTATGCCGACAAATTCCCCGGATTGTGTACGCCCGACGAATCTTATCACGGCCTGACTTATACAAAAGCTTTCGGCAAAATGGCTTATATCACCAAAGCTACCGCACAGTTGATGCGTGACCTTGGCAGCATTCAGTCTCCGCAGAATGCATTCCTGCTGAATATCGGTCTTGAAACGCTCCACCTGCGTATGCCGCAACATTGCAAGAATGCACAGGCAGTTGCCGAATATCTTTCCAAAAACGATAAGGTGGCATGGGTTAATTACTGTGGCCTTCCCGGAGACAAATATCACGAACTGGCACAAAAGTATATGCCGAACGGTTCGTGCGGTGTTGTCACCTTCGGCTTGAAAGGAGGTCGCGAAGTAGCCATCAAATTTATGGACTCACTGAAACTGGCAGCTATCGTCACCCACGTAGCCGATGCCCGCACCTGCGTGCTGCACCCCGCCAGCCATACGCACCGTCAGCTTTCGGACGAACAATTGATGGAAGCCGGTGTACGTCCCGACCTGATCCGTTTCTCGGTTGGTATCGAGAATGCGGATGATATCATTGCAGATATTGAACAGGCGCTGAACGCATAA
- a CDS encoding ATP-binding protein, producing the protein MNTDNFTPRRLPVGIQSFEKLRSEGFVYVDKTALIYKLIQAGVPCFLSRPRRFGKSLLLSTIEAYFKGKRELFRGLAMEQLEKNWYEYPVLHLSLNAEKYDSKERLADMLERQLQAWEQLYQTGGKGITYSGRFMTVIKQAYEQTGRRVVVLIDEYDKPLLRSFDNSKLQDDFRETLTAFYTVLKDADPWLQFVLITGVTKFAQMGIFSNLNQLSDISFDLDYNTLCGMTLPEIETTFVPELEAMALKQKLSHEALLEKMTRLYDGYRFTDDEEFTPMYNPFSVLNALMKRAFGSYWFGSGTPTFLVNMLKKTNFDLREMDGIQVGALSLSDDRADVNNPVPMVYQSGYLTIKKYDERFNMYTLGFPNEEVKYGFLNFATPFYTPVSQNDTNFYIGKFIHELETGDTDSFLTRLRAFFADFPYELNREKENNYQIVFYLVFKLMGQFTESEVRSACGRADAVVKTPEYIYVFEFKLDGSAEAALRQIDEKGYLIPYTADERRLIKVGVSFDKEKRNLGEWLIEQATEEINKL; encoded by the coding sequence ATGAATACAGATAATTTCACCCCGCGCAGACTTCCCGTCGGAATACAAAGCTTTGAAAAACTACGTAGTGAAGGTTTTGTCTATGTAGACAAGACGGCACTCATTTACAAACTCATCCAAGCAGGTGTGCCCTGTTTCCTGAGTCGCCCACGCCGCTTTGGAAAGAGCTTGTTGCTCTCCACTATCGAAGCCTACTTCAAGGGTAAGCGAGAGCTTTTCCGGGGATTGGCTATGGAACAACTGGAAAAGAATTGGTATGAATATCCCGTGCTGCATCTCAGCCTGAATGCCGAGAAGTACGATAGTAAAGAACGGTTGGCAGATATGCTTGAACGTCAGCTCCAAGCGTGGGAACAATTATATCAGACCGGCGGCAAAGGTATCACATATTCCGGCCGCTTCATGACCGTCATCAAGCAAGCCTACGAACAGACTGGTCGCCGTGTCGTAGTGCTTATCGACGAATACGACAAGCCACTACTCCGCTCCTTCGACAACTCCAAACTGCAAGACGATTTCCGCGAAACGCTGACCGCCTTCTATACCGTATTGAAAGATGCCGACCCCTGGCTGCAATTCGTCCTCATCACCGGAGTGACCAAGTTTGCGCAGATGGGCATCTTCAGCAACCTCAACCAACTGAGCGACATCAGTTTCGACCTCGACTACAACACCCTTTGCGGCATGACATTGCCAGAAATTGAGACTACTTTTGTCCCCGAACTGGAAGCAATGGCACTGAAACAGAAACTCTCACACGAAGCCCTACTGGAAAAGATGACCCGTCTTTACGACGGCTACCGCTTCACCGATGATGAAGAATTCACCCCAATGTACAATCCCTTCAGCGTGCTCAATGCGCTGATGAAACGTGCCTTCGGTAGCTACTGGTTCGGTAGCGGCACCCCCACCTTCTTAGTGAATATGCTGAAAAAGACCAACTTTGACCTGCGCGAGATGGACGGCATACAAGTAGGGGCACTTTCGCTCAGCGACGACCGAGCCGATGTGAATAATCCCGTTCCAATGGTTTACCAAAGTGGGTATCTGACGATAAAGAAGTACGATGAAAGGTTCAATATGTACACCCTCGGCTTTCCTAATGAAGAGGTTAAGTATGGCTTCCTCAATTTTGCCACACCTTTCTATACACCGGTATCACAGAACGACACCAATTTCTACATCGGAAAGTTCATCCACGAACTGGAGACGGGTGACACCGACTCCTTCCTCACCCGTCTACGCGCCTTCTTTGCAGATTTCCCTTACGAACTGAATCGCGAAAAAGAGAACAACTACCAGATTGTCTTCTACCTCGTCTTCAAGTTGATGGGACAATTCACCGAAAGCGAAGTGCGCAGTGCTTGCGGGCGTGCCGATGCAGTGGTCAAGACTCCGGAGTACATTTATGTATTCGAATTCAAGCTGGACGGCAGTGCCGAAGCAGCCCTACGGCAGATTGATGAAAAAGGTTACCTCATTCCTTATACCGCCGACGAACGCCGACTTATCAAAGTGGGCGTGTCCTTCGACAAAGAGAAGCGAAACCTTGGCGAATGGTTAATAGAGCAAGCAACAGAAGAGATTAACAAGCTATAG
- a CDS encoding helix-turn-helix transcriptional regulator — MDINTALLTMAAFMGGCALAIMAQQWLQTHRWPRMRRRIDTLIKLRVEQQLHRHEAECPMAQMHAQRNILYSPPAVKSQSHQMLVGFMMTYYPDFLKQLTAHTDGRLSDSEEHTCFLIKLGLRNKQIAQSMGITPNSVIKTKQRLRQKLKGLPADEDLTRWLQLLGEPLDKLPPGHMMFLGEHSAEDKETKIR, encoded by the coding sequence ATGGATATAAACACCGCACTACTCACCATGGCCGCCTTTATGGGCGGATGTGCCCTTGCCATCATGGCACAGCAATGGTTGCAAACACACCGATGGCCCCGAATGCGCCGACGCATAGACACCCTGATAAAGCTGCGCGTAGAACAGCAGTTGCACCGCCACGAGGCAGAATGCCCCATGGCACAGATGCACGCCCAGCGAAACATCCTCTACAGCCCGCCCGCCGTGAAGAGTCAAAGCCACCAGATGCTGGTGGGCTTCATGATGACCTACTACCCCGACTTCCTGAAGCAACTGACAGCACACACCGACGGCCGCCTTTCCGACAGCGAAGAGCACACCTGTTTCCTCATCAAGCTGGGTTTGCGAAACAAACAGATAGCCCAAAGCATGGGCATCACGCCCAACAGCGTGATAAAGACCAAGCAACGCCTGCGCCAGAAACTGAAAGGCCTACCCGCCGACGAAGACCTGACACGATGGCTCCAGCTACTGGGCGAACCGCTGGACAAACTGCCGCCCGGACACATGATGTTCCTTGGAGAACACTCCGCCGAAGACAAAGAAACAAAAATCAGATAA
- a CDS encoding HU family DNA-binding protein, giving the protein MAFFKPIYKKLSKKWHPQAVSVGKPIEMDELCKQIALISTVSSADTKATLEALGLVLGTCMNTGRTVHVEGLGTFYYTCISTGKGVDTAEKVNANQISGTRVRFVPESHRQGTTITRGLIGENVTWANINSISQLDGTGSGGSSGGDGGIEENPLG; this is encoded by the coding sequence ATGGCATTTTTCAAACCTATTTACAAAAAGTTGTCCAAGAAGTGGCATCCCCAAGCCGTGAGCGTGGGCAAACCCATCGAAATGGACGAGCTTTGCAAGCAGATAGCGCTCATCTCCACCGTGAGCAGCGCCGACACCAAAGCTACCCTCGAAGCCCTCGGCCTTGTGCTGGGGACATGTATGAACACCGGTCGCACGGTACACGTGGAGGGTCTGGGAACCTTCTACTACACCTGCATCTCCACAGGCAAAGGCGTGGACACGGCCGAAAAGGTGAACGCCAACCAAATCTCCGGCACCCGCGTACGTTTCGTGCCCGAGTCGCATCGGCAAGGTACCACCATCACCCGCGGCCTCATCGGCGAAAACGTGACGTGGGCAAATATCAACTCCATCAGCCAGTTGGACGGCACAGGCAGTGGCGGCAGCAGCGGCGGAGACGGAGGAATAGAGGAAAATCCGTTGGGATAA
- a CDS encoding type II toxin-antitoxin system RelE/ParE family toxin produces the protein MVREAVKFQFSDDFKIAFKRLLKKYRTLKQDLLKVMDEIQESPSEVGVPLFATVRKMRMAISAKGRGKSGGARLILSLYQQEGIVFFLFIYDKNEMENVSDEFIKEILKDMEDAEN, from the coding sequence ATGGTAAGAGAAGCTGTAAAGTTCCAGTTCTCGGACGATTTTAAGATCGCCTTCAAACGACTATTGAAAAAATATCGTACGTTGAAACAAGATTTGTTGAAGGTTATGGACGAAATTCAGGAATCTCCGTCGGAGGTCGGCGTTCCTCTTTTTGCAACCGTCCGTAAAATGCGTATGGCTATTTCAGCAAAAGGGCGGGGAAAAAGTGGCGGTGCTCGCCTCATCCTCAGTCTATACCAACAAGAAGGGATTGTCTTCTTTCTCTTTATTTATGATAAGAATGAAATGGAAAATGTTTCAGATGAGTTCATTAAAGAGATTTTAAAAGATATGGAAGATGCGGAAAACTAA
- a CDS encoding nucleotidyltransferase family protein, with protein METTQEIVDRLRAYKEKFADKYGIEQLGLFGSVARGEQDEKSDIDVFITMSRPSFFTRMNIKEELQKLFHRKVDLITLHENMFRSFRQNLERDAIYI; from the coding sequence ATGGAAACCACCCAGGAGATCGTCGACCGTCTGCGGGCTTATAAGGAAAAGTTTGCCGACAAGTATGGCATCGAACAGTTGGGGCTGTTCGGTAGCGTGGCGCGGGGGGAACAGGACGAGAAGAGCGATATTGATGTGTTTATTACGATGAGCCGTCCCAGTTTCTTTACCCGTATGAATATAAAAGAGGAGCTACAGAAGCTTTTTCATCGGAAAGTAGATTTGATAACCTTGCACGAAAACATGTTTCGCAGTTTTCGCCAAAACCTTGAACGTGATGCGATATACATCTGA
- a CDS encoding nucleotidyltransferase domain-containing protein yields MKRNANKVLESIRQSLAQHLPSGGRAVLFGSQARGDARPDSDWDILIVLDKEKLETADYDTVSYPLTTLGWDLGERINPIMYTLKEWTASHITPFYKNIEQEGIILV; encoded by the coding sequence ATGAAACGCAACGCCAATAAAGTACTCGAAAGCATCCGCCAGTCGCTGGCTCAACACCTGCCTTCCGGCGGACGTGCCGTGCTGTTCGGATCGCAAGCACGCGGCGACGCACGCCCGGACTCGGACTGGGACATACTTATCGTACTCGACAAGGAGAAACTCGAAACTGCCGATTACGACACTGTAAGCTATCCGCTCACCACGCTAGGCTGGGACTTGGGTGAACGCATCAACCCCATCATGTACACCCTGAAGGAGTGGACCGCAAGCCACATCACTCCGTTTTATAAAAACATTGAACAAGAAGGAATTATACTGGTATGA